The Syngnathoides biaculeatus isolate LvHL_M chromosome 6, ASM1980259v1, whole genome shotgun sequence genome has a window encoding:
- the pparab gene encoding peroxisome proliferator-activated receptor alpha b yields MVDIESHYRPPSPLEDSVLGSPLCADDDFIGGMEELRDISQSMDSNALSPYDAPEYQSSSNGSEGSTVFDALTPASSPSSSVVYGLAAGLEDVSPPSSSLTLECRVCADRASGYHYGVHACEGCKGFFRRTIRLKLDYDKCERRCKIQKKNRNKCQYCRFQKCLSVGMSHNAIRFGRMPQSEKLKLKAEMVTGEREVEDPQLADQKTLARQIYEAYLKNFNMNKAKARTILTGKTSTPPLVIHDMDTLQLAEQTLVAKMVGSAGVLKDREAEVRIFHCCQCTSVETVTELTEFAKSVPGFSGLDLNDQVTLLKYGVYEALFAMLASCMNKDGLLVAYGSGFITREFLKSLRRPFSDMMEPKFQFATKFNALELDDSDLALFVAAIICCGDRPGLANVAHIERMQESIVQVLRLHLLANHPDDAFLFPKLLQKLADLRQLVTEHAQLVQEIKKTEDTSLHPLLQEIYRDMY; encoded by the exons ATGGTCGACATTGAGAGTCACTACCGCCCGCCGTCGCCCCTGGAGGACTCGGTTCTGGGCAGCCCGCTGTGCGCCGATGACGACTTCATCGGCGGGATGGAGGAGCTCCGCGACATATCACAGTCCATGGACAGCAACGCCCTAAGTCCCTACGACGCTCCCGAGTACCAGTCGTCCAGCAACGGTTCAGAGGGCTCCACTGTCTTTG ATGCCCTGACGCCGGCGTCCAGCCCGTCGTCGTCGGTGGTCTACGGGTTGGCAGCGGGCCTGGAGGACGTCTCCCCTCCCTCGTCATCGCTCACCCTGGAATGTCGGGTGTGCGCCGACCGCGCCTCGGGCTACCACTACGGCGTCCACGCCTGCGAGGGCTGCAAG GGCTTCTTTCGGCGGACCATCCGCCTCAAGCTAGACTACGACAAGTGCGAACGGCGCTGCAAGATCCAAAAGAAGAACCGCAACAAGTGCCAATACTGCCGCTTCCAGAAGTGCCTGTCTGTGGGCATGTCCCACAACG CAATCCGCTTTGGCCGAATGCCACAATCGGAGAAGCTGAAGCTGAAGGCCGAGATGGTGACGGGGGAGCGCGAGGTTGAGGACCCCCAGCTGGCCGACCAGAAGACGCTGGCCCGGCAGATTTACGAGGCCTACCTCAAGAACTTCAACATGAACAAGGCCAAGGCTCGGACAATCCTCACGGGGAAGACCAGCACCCCG CCTTTGGTCATCCACGACATGGACACGCTGCAGCTGGCCGAGCAGACCCTGGTGGCCAAGATGGTGGGCTCGGCGGGCGTCCTGAAGGACCGCGAGGCGGAGGTGCGCATCTTCCACTGCTGCCAGTGCACCTCGGTGGAAACGGTGACGGAGTTGACGGAATTCGCCAAGTCGGTGCCGGGCTTCTCCGGCCTGGACCTCAACGACCAGGTGACGCTGTTGAAGTACGGCGTGTACGAGGCCCTCTTCGCCATGCTGGCCTCGTGCATGAACAAGGACGGGCTCCTGGTGGCGTACGGCTCGGGATTCATCACGCGCGAGTTCCTCAAGAGCCTGCGGCGGCCCTTCAGCGACATGATGGAGCCCAAGTTTCAGTTCGCCACCAAGTTTAACGCGCTGGAGCTGGACGACAGCGACCTGGCGCTGTTTGTGGCCGCCATCATCTGCTGCGGAG ACCGTCCGGGCCTGGCGAACGTGGCGCACATCGAGCGCATGCAGGAGAGCATCGTGCAGGTGCTGCGGCTCCACCTGCTGGCCAACCACCCGGACGACGCCTTCCTCTTCCCCAAGCTGCTGCAGAAACTGGCCGACTTGCGGCAGCTGGTCACCGAGCACGCTCAGCTGGTGCAGGAGATCAAGAAGACGGAGGACACGTCGCTGCACCCGCTCCTGCAGGAGATCTACAGGGACATGTACTGA